Within the Populus trichocarpa isolate Nisqually-1 chromosome 14, P.trichocarpa_v4.1, whole genome shotgun sequence genome, the region ATCTGCCTCTTAAAACGTTTGAGGGACTGTTGAGACCCAACTCAAAGTTCTACATTGGATTAGGTTTGTCACGGTGTCCAAACATGTTAGGCAATTTAGAATTCTTAAAAGTTtctaaaacttatatttttatttccaaacaACCTTTGTGCTTTTCTGATTGACATCTACTGAGCATATCATCGTACTCTTCCTCCAGCAAGGCAGTTCATGAAGGCTGCTGTCTGAGCAGACAAGAGTGAACACTATAGAGTTTTAGATGATTTGGAATATTAGTTAGACATATCATACTTTAGAGACATGAATTATGTGTGGTGGTTCTTGACACCATGGTTCTCAAATCACTGCCTGTCATCTTCAGTAATTCTGACTAGTAGCTTTCAACCAGGTACAAGCCGGACATAATCAAAGGAGACATGGACTCAGTTCGGACAGAAGTACTGGACTTCTATTCCAACCTGGTAATTCAGTCTCTTTGCCCCACTTATATCACTGTAGTATCAGCaggatgttttccttttattcttcCGAAGTATCTTCGTTTCATGCCCTGCCAACTTATCGTGCTAGGAGTTGGCACCTTATGATTGAagctcttttttaattttctcaactGATTTCTGGGCCATGCTTTTACATGATTTTTCCCCCCGAGTGTGTTCAGTCAAACCTTGTTCAGATACTTTTGCTTGCTTCCAAAATGCAGGGAACCAAGGTAGTTGATGAATCTCATGATCAGGACTCCACAGATCTACATAAGTGTGTAGCCTACATACGGGACCTCACTCCAAACTTGGATAAATCGAATGTAAGATAAACTTATTCATATCCAAATCTTCCTTTTCCAAGGTGCCTCCTCATCTCGTGCATGTACCATCTTCTACCTGGACACttgtataaataattttggTTGATTTACTTTTTGAGTCCCTGTGATTTGGTGAGTGCAGTGCCTGCCTAAAGCGTGCATGTGTGTAGATTTTACGATAGCATATATTTGAGACACTAAGCTTTTAGTGCAGCTTAACTTTCACTTCTTGTAAAACTAACACAATAATTTCTGACATTATATGATTCCAGTCTTTGCCTGTTTCCATATGCACCCCTGGAAGTCATTTCGTTGCTTTAAAAGTACAAAGTTCAAACTTTCTGAACTTTCGAGAGTTGCAAAATAAATTCCCAGAACCCTGTTCTTCATAACAATCCTGGCTAGTTTTTGCTTAGGAACTTGTCAGTATTAATTAAACTGCACCACCAAAGTTGTGACTGTTCCCTACTCAGATTGGCATTATGACAGGTTTTTAGCTTTTGCTTTAATTTGCAGCTCTGCATTCTTGTAGCTGGAGCACTTGGTGGACGATTTGACCACGAGGCTGGAAACATGAACGTGCTGTATCGTTTCTCAACCATGCGACTAATTCTTCTATCGGATGATTGCCTAATCTACTTACTTCCAAGTACTCACCTTCATGAGATTTATATTCAATCTTCCGTCGAGGGTCCGCATTGCGGACTCATTCCAATAGGGATGCCATCTGTGAGCACCACAACAACAGGGCTTCAATGGGATCTCAGTAAGTATATTGCTTTGAAATTATTCTGGTGATTGCTCTCATTTGCTGAGCTAACAAGCAGAAATATGTAGAGTTAAAATCCTGACTCTTGTGTTCTCTGgtcatcatcaacaaaaacttcAAACTTTTCATAAAATTGCCGTATACCTACTCAAACCTACTCACACATTATTATTCACTGTAACAGTGTAATTACAGTTTTCCCGACACAGGAGGCAATGAGATCTTTTCACCATGATTTCTTCTATtgtcatttttaaattatacgaggatatcttgatctttttacctttttttcatagtaaaataaaaaaaaaatattggtcaccttaaaataaaaaaatattaaaacttatgTCTAGaggctttgtagttttttcaattttagcacAGTAAAatgatttctagtttttttaattttagcacaGTAACATGATTTAACTATGTTTCGAGAAAAGTTTATTAAACTTCTTTCTAggggttttttcatattttttgatctaagggcatttttgtatttgaataaatattaattattattaaaaagactTAGTGGTGCGTGTAATGCACATGCAAGTGGGCAGCTCATGTGGCGCATGCGGGGTTGTTTGGTGATCAAACGTTGCTTTCCGCGGCGGCGTTTGAATCTTCTTGGTGTCCTCTTCGTGATGTGGCGGTGCGTGTAGCCAATAATTCTCTAGTTTGGCGTCGACGACCTTTCCTCtcgttcttttctctctccttgatTTTAACGTTgcactttaaaaattcaaagtgaccattcaattttttattcctttagatttgatcttttttcttttgattattatttgttttatttagaataatttataaaattgaagttgttttttaatttcatccctttttaattttttaacgtttcaaatttgatctttattttttttattttttactttgacaattttttgaaaatgattttttttatttcatgtttttacattaaattggttgagaattgaacttcttgATTGAGCCCGGTCTAGGATTTCATGGGTTACGAGTTTTAGACATTAACCTAAGTTTATGAGATTTACTtgagtttgcttgtttttttcgcttttttaaaacttatgtttttttagttttataattcaatatttatttaatcggAGATTGAgatatcttattttaatttttttgctttttatagaatttttttctaatttaaaaatcatttgggTTATCTCGattctttttattgtcattatttgttaaatttattttaataatttttttaaattgatattttttttaattcttttcttagattgattgagaattaatttttcttttcagttctATCCTTTAAggctcgagttttttttaatattgggttttgtgattttcatcaattttctttctactCATCTATCCCAGTCCCAACACTTAGACTAGGGGTTCAACGAGTTAGCCCAAGTTggctcaatttgtttttggattgttttttttttaaattaatatttattacgTTTCATTCTTAAACATTGAGTTGTTTTGGAATAAGCTTTGTAATCTTTTCTGATTTGCTTGCTATTGTTTTATCTCTTTCGCATTATTCGGGTCACAAAGTTTGGTTAGCTTGCTTGATttgatggttgttttttattttttattttttttatcccttaatatttaatttgtttacaattggattttgatttttttttttatgttggcttATCTTGGTCGTATGATCTAgcttatatatttgatatactCATTTCCCTATCTCATTCGCATGATTCGGGTCGCAAAGTTTGGTTGACTTGCTTGATTTGAtgggtgttttttattttattttttaattttatcttttaatatttgatttgtttataattagactttaattattttattttattttattttatgttggcTTGTCTTGGTCATTTAGCTTATGTATTTGATATACTCATTTCCCTAGGGGTTTGGTTtacagattaattaattaattaatttttgtgcaGATAACACGGAGATGAGGTTTGGTGATGTGGTAAGTACGTCAAACTTAGTCCGAGGAGAAAAAATAACGGTGCAGTCCAGTTCCGATCTTCTTTGGACGATATCCATTAAGGTGTAAAGGCTAGCCCTATTCTATTAAAGAAGAGCGGTGGGACTGGTTTGTTCATATAGAATTATTATTCGGAGGGAACGCTTTATTTTATGCAGTATTAGCATTCCTTTTTCCAGCCCTACTAGGCTTCTCCTATTTTTGTACTTCGCCTCCAGTACAATGAGGAAATAATTGTAACAGGTTTGCCattgtttggttttcattgaCCGCcttcttgtttgtttattttgtaattttatgatatttttaaattattttgatgaattgatataaaaaataatttttttaaaaaaaaaaatttaatttaatatattttcaaacaatttgaaaaaaacaattacttacTTTGCCTAGAGGAAATTCTCATGATAATGTGTAAGAACAAGTAATATGACCTAATTTCTCTTTCGTTCGAATACCTCTTTTCTTCAAAATGAGAGGTATCCCTGTCATCAACATCTCTCCTCCTTCAAAAGGTTTTTAAACTTAAACCTCTTctgtgtgataaaaaaaaacagaggggggCATCTTTTCATGATCCTGATCGTTTAAATTTAGATATATCACAATTAATATTAAGATACGAGAGGCGAATAAGGTAAAAACTGCTTTATTCATTGATCAAAACTAGTATTTACATGCTAACAAGATGGGGGAAATTgaattaagaagagaaaaaaaagcagcTGAGGCCAAGTAACCTGCAAATAAATATTGGTAAAAGTCCTAAACgcggtgaataaattaaaacctACTCTATGGTACAGGGGGGGGACCCTGCAACGGAATTTCCAAAAAATACAGGTCCCCACCTTTTGGGTGAATCAGGCGACtcaagaacaaattaaacaagaaatgcCTATACATAAAGATAGGATCTCTACATGAAATAGCTGAGCGATTTCTTCTTTCTAGATCCACCTTCTCCATAAAGATCATTCCATTGGAGAAGTTCGTTCATGTTTGTGGACTCTGATGACACACTTGCGCACACCTGCAATTAAAGTATCAAGTATGACCTGAGGTTCATGACTTTCTCCGCCCtccatgaataaattaaaaccaaCCCATGGAATATTAGACATGATCAAATGACAATGCTATTGTTGTTTAGGTTTGCGGGGATTTTAAAAGTACAGGGACTGACTGGTGTTCAACCAGACTAAAACATCagaatataaattaacaaaattatgcaAAAGGGGTTAAGTGATATAACCCATTATGCTCTCTCTTCCTCAAAGTTATGTCGCATTACTATAGCTGACACATTATTTACTAGAATTTTTAGTcatattaattcaaattttaatttaacatttattGGGCCACACCATCATGCAATTTTTACACATCTACCAAACCTCATTTAATGTTTCACTCACCCCTTAACATCCATCTAAATGCaaccttaaaagaaaaacctcCCAACCAAGTGAAGACTTGACCAAACTATCATCCACACGGAGAAACTAGACCAGACATCCAAAAGAACATATCCGAGCCAAGCTGTGAAATTAACAAGCTACATTGAAATGAGTATAATATCCTACTCAGTCCACACCCCAAACAATTAATGTATAAGTTCTAAATTATCATACCTGTTCATGTGCATATCTAAAATCCTCCATCTTGAGAGGGCGGATGTCAGCACTGCTGTACAATATGGGTAAAGGACTATTCTCAGCCAATGCCAGAGTTCTTTCCTGAAATTTGCGGCCCCCAAAAGTCAATGCATAGCCAATAAGTGAACAAAATCATGTGCGAAAGTCAAATCACCATGTATAGGATTTGAAAAGGCAAGCAAGCCAGTAGTTTAGAATTTTATCACGCTAAGTTTCCTACCAAAATTTGTCTAAAAGCATCAGcacaaccaaataaaaatgattaaaataggTCCAAAAGTTGAATCAGGACATCTTGAGTTTATAAGTCAACAAGCGACTATATTTGAATTTCAAAGAAAACCCTAAATGCAGTAGATGGTTAACTAAAATGTTCACTGGCAATGTGACAAGTCTTCACATTACATACTGGGACCTGGTACTTCCATATCATATTTGGAGCAGCCACGCTAAAGTTCCAAGAATGTATCTACAAACATAAACCACATGGCACTTTCATAACTGGTAGCCGCTCCCTGAGTTCCAAGAATGTAGTCTTCTTGGCTCACTAACAACTTAACAGGAAGAAGCAGGCAAGTAATTATGAGCAAAATTTGTATCACAACAGTGTGAACTAAAATGACTTCTAGGCATGGAACATTTCATGGAATACATATCCACAACCAGTAACAATAGTCAGAATCTACACACATTGCACTTAAAGAACTAGATATAGGGTTTCAATTAGACATCTtctataatacaaaaaaaaaaattgcattaaaCTAGTAGCAGTGTCCAACAAaccttcttttccttctctaatATTTCTCTTATAGGACAATGAGCAGCAGTAACACATAGATtctgaagagagagagagaggattagAGGAAAATAACAAGGGAAAAATCAAATGCTATGTAAAGAGTAAAACAACCTTTAGATCGCTTCCAGAATAGCCATCGGTCATATTTGCAACAGCTTCTAAATCAACATCAGGTGCCAAATCCTCTTTGGCCAAGATAACCCTCACAATTTTTTCTCTATTCGGTGCATCCGGCAGGTTAACCATTAATCTGCCAACCATTTGTAGAAGAAAGTCAATGATGTTGCTGCTGTGCTAGTTTAAAGAAAAGGGCAAGATAAACATGAGATAGAGTACCTCCGGGGAAGCCTCCTAATAACAGCCTCATCAAGGTCAAAGGGCCTGTTTGTGGCAGCAAGTACCAACACTCGTTCTTTGTCTTTTGTACGCAGACCATCCCAATTCACCATGAACTCATTCTTCATCTTACGCATAGCCTCATGTTCCCCTGGATTTTCACGTCTTCCCAACATGCTATCCACCTAACAAACATAAGCCAAGTGAGGCGAACATCTATTTCAAACAGACTCGAATGCAgttgttgttgctata harbors:
- the LOC7457944 gene encoding thiamine pyrophosphokinase 1, whose translation is MEVMTHSSTFLLPSNHHSSSVTYALVVLNRPLPRFTPLLWNHAQVRVCADGGANRVFDEMPLLFPSDDALDVRQRYKPDIIKGDMDSVRTEVLDFYSNLGTKVVDESHDQDSTDLHKCVAYIRDLTPNLDKSNLCILVAGALGGRFDHEAGNMNVLYRFSTMRLILLSDDCLIYLLPSTHLHEIYIQSSVEGPHCGLIPIGMPSVSTTTTGLQWDLNNTEMRFGDVVSTSNLVRGEKITVQSSSDLLWTISIKV